accatgttcaccatctcaattttagcatgttagcttttGCTAACATTTGTCAGCCTTTGCACATTGACTGCTATTAATTTTACAAGTATATTGCAcacaaaaagtaaatataagtaaaagcaaaaatccTGAGACTAAATATACATTCATTTAACTGTCCAGTTGACAGTTGCCTGTCCTTAAACTCTACTAGGTtcaataaaattaataaagtCTGTTGTTTCCAGGATGgggtaaaagtaaaaaaatgtattcttaGTCCTTATACTCACAATGAACATCATGACATCCTCCAAACATTATTAAACTATTATATCATGACTGAACAAATTAAGAAATGTCCCTCTTGCAGGTTGACTCTGGTGTGcaatgagacagcagttgtgtCATGTCTTTCAATACAAACTTAAACTGTGACTACCCAGATGCACCCAATGTGTATGTGACAAGGACAATGAATGATTTGTAGACCCTTTGTTTGGATTAAACTTCAAGTTAAGAGTGACACCCTGTAGTGGTTAAAAAGCAGATAACTATGAAACTCTTATTGGGCCCTCAGCTCAGACTCTCTGCTCAGTACACAGTAATGAGATGCAAAGTTTGCATTTCTGTACATCTGAACATTTGTTGATATGGCATGTGGATATAGATTTTGGAGGAGATCAACACTGAATAATGTTGTCAGAtttgtacacacatgcagacactgaTACAACAAATGCAACTGTGTGACTTACTACATGACACATCATCTCACCAAAGTCAAGTGGTCAGTGAAATTAATAAAATCTGTTGTTTCCAGGAGGGGAAACcgtaaaaaaatattttttattcccACATTGACatcttaaaatattattatacaattaaataatgaatgaacacaTTAAGAAATTTCCCTCTTGAAGGGTGACACAAACTGTGAGTACCCAGACACACCCGGTGTGTATATAACTGTATTAAAATACCTGCCCTGGATCACAATGTTTTTCAAGGAAAAGAAGTGTTAAATCAGACATAAAAGTTCTTAGGGTGAGTTCAGTGTATGGTATCTGCTGGTAAAtgatgttttgttcttttcagaATGACTGTACTGTAGGGTTTTCAAACAACACTGaacagaggaaaggagacaTGATGTTCTGACAGGGCTAAAGCTAAGGCTACAATGAAGAGCACAATAGTCCAACTCTCTATTAAAGTAACAGGCTCACTCTGTAACACACTTGACTCAGAGAAATCTATCTGCGTTAGGGAAACATTGCAAGTTATTTGACTACAAGATGGCAGGTATGGATGACAAGGACAATGAATGACTTGTAGAGGGACAACAGACCTTTAGTTTGGATTAGACTTTAAGTTAAGAGTGGCACCCTCTAATGGTCAAAAAGCAGACAAACTATGAAACTCATACTTAGCACACCGTAATGAGATGCAAAGTTTGCATTTCTGTACATCTGAACATTTGTTGATATGGCATGTGGAGGAGataaacactgaataatgtTGTCAGATTTGTACACATGTGCAGACACTGATACAACAAATGCAACTGTGTGACTTACTACATGACACATCATCTCACCAAAGTCAAGttatcaaaaacaaatcatgacAGGAAGAATGCATTTTACTGCTTATTATATATTGCTATATGTAAAGCTAGGTGATGATTCCCCTGcctggatttgtgtgtgtttgtgctctccTAAGGCAATTGTTTAATAACTGAAAATAGAACATTGATGCTCAGATGTGATTGTGgtttctgtggtttgtgttttctgcagaattcaaaaacattttagtggGCTGTGTCAAGTAGTTCTACACCGAAGAATCTTggttttgcatctgtttgtcaTGTTAGATTAAAGCGACTAAAGTTTGATGTGACTGAGTTGTAGGCACGAAAATCAAGATAAAAAGGCCTGGAACTAGCTAGCGTAATTTCTGGACTATAAGcagctacttttttcacactctttgaaccttgcggcttaaacaatgatgcagctaatttatagatttttacgggctaacgtaatgccacaaaaacatttagccttgtcacatcagaccaatgaaattaccgaacaggtcacagtggaccaaGGAAACTGTTTGAATTAGATCAAAcgcactcacactaaattcgtcagatcagtcattttgcgcttaatgcacacaccctgatcatggaaaacacactaagaaatgcatatgatgcagcttttgAGTTAAAGGCAATCGATCTGGCTGtcgaaaaaggaaatagagctgctgcgTGTAAGCTTGGCATCAGTGAATCGATGGTGAGATGTTGGAGacggcagcgtgaatgtgtaaatatctcatgttactCTGTAGACACCTGCGacttatagacaagtgcggcctgtatatgtactttttttttctttttaaatttagtgggtgcggcttatattcaggtgcacTGAATTAATGTGCAGATAATTACATGTGCAGATACTGATACAACAAATGCAACTGTGTGACTTACTACATGACACATCATCTCACCAAAGTCAAGttatcaaaaacaaatcatgacAGGAAGAATGCATTTTACTGCTTATTATATATTGCTATATGTAAAGCTAGGTGATGATTCCCCTGcctggatttgtgtgtgtttgtgctctccTATGTGTATCAACTAAGGTGTTAGTTTCATAACCGGAAATAGAACACTGATGTTCAAATGTGATTGTGGAAGCTGTGGTGCCCGTGGTTTGACTAGTTTTCTACAGAATTCAAAGGCATGCTTCAGTGGGATGTGTCAAGTATTTCTACACCAAAAAATCTTGGTTTCTCGTCTGTGTTCATCATGTGTTgatgtgtgattaaaaaaaaaagctcagaattaccaaaatgaaactgtcaaaagtaagaaataaaagaaataaataaatgtgagagaggagaaaagattCATGAAAAATCTGATATATTACAGATTATATGTTATAGTAGAGTACAAACCTCCAAAATTCCCTAAACAAAATACTTCAGAGAGAATTTGGAGGGTGACCCTGGCCAGAGGATTTGAATAATGTTATAAAAATTAGTTTTAACTCAAAATCCTGAGAATCCACATATATCCAGTATATCCTGTATGTATTACATCAAACTCTTCCACCGTCATTACACTGGTACTGTAGCAGTGAGtaagaaacaaactgaattcCAACCAGTTCAGGGAGGACAAAATCAACATTATTGCTCAGTGAGCAGCAGCCctgaaatgagaaagaaaaaaagacattactCAACATGGCTATTACACTCACCACCTTAAGTGATATTACCCAAATTCATGTCAACATCACTGTTGCACACAAGAGAAAGTCAGATATCATACTTGACACAGGTGTCCATGTATACTGGAAAATTAGATTTTCTGCAACTGCACTTTTAATCTAACTTAACTTCACTTCAAATGATAATTGAAATATCCACAAACAGCGAAGAGAAGAAGATCCACAAAGGCTGAGACTGAACAAAACAGGGACTAGAAGTGAAATTAATACATAATGTATAATCCAAATATTGAATTAAATAAGAGATGAAGACTGGATCAATGTGACAGTCCCTGCTAAGCTCATAATATACTGATCGCATTGTCTACAACATGTGCACCAagctgctgaggcagcagaacCGCAAGCAATGTTATACTTTGATAATTGAGATAGATATCTTAAGCTGCAAATTTACACTGCCGATGGGTTGTGGCCTTAGAcgtcaaaataaaatagatggTAACGACCTGTTTGCCACCAACAGGAAGATGGGTGTCAGTGTGTCTTACCAATGTAATGCATGGCCTGCACAAATTTCTGCTTCTTGTTTTGAGAAGAAAAATGGGACATCATGCGCGGGATAAGAGCCCCAGAGATTAGGGTAACAGCAGAGGTCATGCACTAGTCACTGAAGACTTAGGGACAGACTTTGTGAAGGTGAGGGCTGGATAAACCCACTATGGGGCCCCGAGGCAAAAATGAGCTGTGGGCCTGTTTTGACCCTGCTGTATGTTCATCTCACTCTCaatatattgtgtgtgtatgtgtaaatgtaaCATAATTGAACACACATTTATCTAGAAAAATATACCATTCAAATACATCAAAGAGTAAAATTGTGGGCAGCAATAGTGGATTAGTTTCATAAGTGCAAATGGGAATGAATGGGAAAATTCTAAAAAATGTTTGAACTGGCTGTATCATAGCCCAAAATGATCAAACGGTGGCATTTAGATAAAGAATATGACATAAAATGTAAGAGAAGgaagaataaatgaatgtgaCAGACTGTGTTAAACTAAGCTCAAGCTGATAAACATCATGCGTGTCAGGCTGATGAAAAACCAGATAACGAACAAGATGACACAAAGataatttcagtttcaaattTGCAAACTAGCACAAAGGATGTGGTTATGAGTAAAGATAAAACAGATGATAATCATACATTTcaacaaagcaaacagctgaATAAAAGGGTCGACTTGACATCAACCAATAAGTCAAGTTAACTGTCTTCCTGGCATCATGCATGGTCTTCACAAATTTCTGCTTTTCCCTCTTCTAATGTGTCTTGGACGAAGTGGTAAGATTACAAAATCTggatatatttttctgttggaTAAATGGGAAATTAATTCATgcttttttccattcattttttcagcaGTTGGGAGTAGAATCATACATGGAAATAAAGTCTCAGCGAACTCAATGCTGTACATGGTCTCTGTGCAGAACAACAGAGGTCATATCTGTGGCGGATTCCTTGTCCGTGAAGACTTTGTTGTCACTGCTGCACACTGTAACAGAGAGTGAGTTACCTCTCCTTATCAAGCAATCTTTGATTCATTTAATGTGATAGGAAATCAAACCAAAAGAATCCACTATTTTGCAAAGGGATGTATAATTTTTTGcagctttatttcttttatttgatttgtcggcacttaaaaaaaaatgcactgacaGTCTCTCAATGATCCCGCATTCAGTGAACCTACAAGTGTTGTTTTCGGAACCCATAATCTCAAGAATACTGATAATGGAAAACGAATAAATATTGAGACGAGATACAAACACCCACAATTTATGTCTGAAGGAACTGGTAATGACATCATGCTGCTCAAAGTAAGTACATATTCTCAGATGACATCATGTTTTTTGGCACCAATCCGTATTACAGCAATTGTTTGTTAACTTGAAGGTTGTTAGGTTTCAATCTTCTTCTTCAATTTTGTGTCTCCAGCTGTCTAAAAAAGTTCAACTGGACAACAGTGCTCAAACAATTCATCTTCCCAGTTCTGAGATGCACATTAATGACAACCAGCAGTGCCGTGTAGCTGGATGGGGTTACACTAGAACCAATGGTAATGTTGTTGATGACCTGAGAGTGGTTGATGTGTCCATCATTAACCCACAAGTCTGTAAGATGGAATGGGATGGTCTTCCTGCCAATGTCATCTGTGCAGGTGGATATGGCACAAACAAAGGATTCTGTCAGgtatgttttctgttctttcataaaaaatgtcaaatggttATAGAAGTAGTACaaacatctgaaatgaaatcataaataaatgaatgtttttcctcttcacaggGTGATTCTGGTGGGCCTCTGGTGTGCAATGGGATAGCTGTTGGTGTTGTGTCTTTCAACAAGTACAGGAACTGCAACTACCCAGATGTACCCAACGTCTATACAGACATCTCCAAATACCTTGTGTGGATCAACAGCATCATCAGCCTCCCTGAAACATTATGAGTAAAAATcttgttgttttgcttcagcATCCAGTAGATTATTGTGTATCATAGTATCTCATACTgctctgtcagtgtgactggaactgaaaataaaactgtattttcaaaTACCATGTTTAAGTTCTTTCTTTAACAACCTCACTGAGCCATATCTTTACAGTTATCAGAGGTGTTATGTTAGATGTTGAGGGAGAGACAAACCATATAAAGAATCCTGAATAGAATAGTCTGTAACACCAAAGTTGGTAGTTGCATGACACATGTCCCACCTCTCCCCTGAAACAGCCAACCTACCGTCTGCTGAACCAGGAAACATATTTAGCCAATCATGTTGTTGCACTGATGGCGCATGCATGATGCATCCATATGTGGATGTGTTGTAGATATATAACCTGTGGAAAAAAGcaattttcaacattttgaggaAAAGTCaccaaactttaaaaaagaatttCCCCCTATGATTCTACACATGtaatttttatagtttttgtgTACCGGCATCAAAAGTGGAGTCATAACTCCTGATTCATTTAGATAGGAGCCTGGTCTTGTTAGTCAGGGAATAACTGCCTGAGGGCAttgccaagatggctgccgagTGGCAAGACTTGCCTAGAGGGACTTTGCTATTACTTACAGGACAAAAGTTGTGTCTCTTTTCAGCCCTTTATGACCATTTGATTACTAATAAAAACAGCCACAAGCATTACAACTTTAACAGGCCACACATGTTCCAAAGGAGTCACTTTCTGGCAGACAATAgcttttttatctttatttgcACTGTCAATTCAGGAGCTGCcaaattttcttttgttgttttacaaacAATGACAATAACGGATTCAGTTCTATTCTATTGTATTTTTGACACAATGTCGGCAGTGACCTTCCAGCAcctgt
The nucleotide sequence above comes from Lates calcarifer isolate ASB-BC8 unplaced genomic scaffold, TLL_Latcal_v3 _unitig_27_quiver_2358, whole genome shotgun sequence. Encoded proteins:
- the LOC108893036 gene encoding duodenase-1-like isoform X2 codes for the protein MHGLHKFLLFPLLMCLGRSVGSRIIHGNKVSANSMLYMVSVQNNRGHICGGFLVREDFVVTAAHCNRDEPTSVVFGTHNLKNTDNGKRINIETRYKHPQFMSEGTGNDIMLLKLSKKVQLDNSAQTIHLPSSEMHINDNQQCRVAGWGYTRTNGNVVDDLRVVDVSIINPQVCKMEWDGLPANVICAGGYGTNKGFCQGDSGGPLVCNGIAVGVVSFNKYRNCNYPDVPNVYTDISKYLVWINSIISLPETL
- the LOC108893036 gene encoding duodenase-1-like isoform X1, which translates into the protein MHGLHKFLLFPLLMCLGRSAVGSRIIHGNKVSANSMLYMVSVQNNRGHICGGFLVREDFVVTAAHCNRDEPTSVVFGTHNLKNTDNGKRINIETRYKHPQFMSEGTGNDIMLLKLSKKVQLDNSAQTIHLPSSEMHINDNQQCRVAGWGYTRTNGNVVDDLRVVDVSIINPQVCKMEWDGLPANVICAGGYGTNKGFCQGDSGGPLVCNGIAVGVVSFNKYRNCNYPDVPNVYTDISKYLVWINSIISLPETL